The Cherax quadricarinatus isolate ZL_2023a chromosome 44, ASM3850222v1, whole genome shotgun sequence region AAAGTTCATAACTTGTCTACCGTTATGTACAACATTGTTATCCGCAAAGTTCATAACTTGTCTACCGTTATGTACAACATTGTTATCCGCAAAGTTCATAACTTGTCTACCGTTATGTACAACATTGTTATCCGCAAAGTTCATAACTTGTCTACCGTTATGTACAACATTGTTATCCGCAAAGTTCATAACTTGTCTACCGTTATGTACAACATTGTTATCCGCAAAGTTCATAACTTGTCTACCGTTATGGACAACATTGTTATCCGCAAAGTTCATAACTTGTCTGAGTACTGACTGGTGCATTAATGTTACTGAATGGAAGATTTACAAGTATTTTCTTAATAACACGATTCATGGTAACATGTCATCAGAGGTATGTATACATGTAGAGGCTTCCCTCTACATGTATACATACtctacagtatatatacagtgctaACATACATGTAGAGGCTTCCCTCACACCATGGTATATATACATGTAGAGGATTCCCTCAAATCAGGGTATGTATACATGTAGAGGCTACCCTCACACCAGGGTATGTATACATGTAAAGGCTTCCCTCACACCAGGGTGTGTAAACATGTAGAGGCTTCCCTCACCAGGGTATGTATACATGTAGAAGCTTCCGTCACCAGGGTATGTATACATGTAGAAGCTTCCCTCACCAGGGTATGTATACATGTAGAAGCTTCCCTCACCAGGGTATGTATACATGTAAAGGCTTCCCTCACATCAGGGTATGTATACATGTAGAGGCTGCCCTCACACCAGGGTATGTATACATGTAAAGGCTTCCCTCACACCAGGGTGTGTATACATGTAGAAGCTTCCCTCACCAGGGTATGTATACATGTAAAGGCTTCCCTCACACCAGGGTATGTATACATGTAGAGGCTACCCTCACACCAGGGTATGTATACATGCAGAGGCTTCCCTCACCAGGGTGTGTATACATGTAGAGGCTTCCCTCACCAGGGTATGTATACATGTAGAGGCTTCCCTCACACCAGGGTATGTATACATGTAGAGGCTTCCCTCACACCAGGGTATGTATACATGTAGAGGCTTCCCTCACCAGGGTGTGTATACATGTAGAGGCTACCCTCACACCAGGGTATGTATATATGGAGAGGCTTCCCTCACACCAGGGTATGTATACATGTAGAGGCTACCCTCACATCAGGGTATGTATACATGTAGAGGCTTCCCTCACCAGGGTGTGTATACATGTAGAGGCTACCCTCACACCAGGGTATGTATACATGTAGAGGCTACCCTCACACCAGGGTGTGTATACATGTAGAGGCTACCCTCACACCAGGGTATGTATACATGTAGAGGCTACCCTCACACCAGGGTATGTATGCATGTAGAGGCTACCCTCACACCAGGGTGTGTATACATGTAGAGGCTACCCTCACACCAGGGTGTGTATACATGTAGAGGCTACCCTCACACCAGGGTATGTATACATGTAGAGGCTACCCTCACACCAGGGTGTGTATACATGTAGAGGCTACCCTCACACCAGGGTATGTATACATGTAGAGGCTACCCTCACACCAGGGTATGTATACATGTAGAGGCTACCCTCACACCAGGGTATGTATACATGTAGAGGCTTCcctcactcactacgaaagcaaaagacttggcagacgatgcaccatccccccaatgaaaagcaggggtgtcactagcacgttaagagaccatacaataagtgtcaggggcccgagactgttcaactgcctcccagcacacataagggggattaccaacagacccctggcagtcttcaagctggcactggacaagcacctaaagtcagttcctgatcagccgggctgtggctcgtacgttggtttgcgtgcagccagcagcaacagcctggttgatcaggcgctgatccaccaggaggcctggtcacagaccgggccgcgggggcattgacccccgaaactctctccaggtaaactccaggtaaacaccagggtATGTATACATGTAGAGGCTACCCTCACACCagggtatgtatatatgtagagGCTACCCTCACACCAGGGTATGTACACATGTAGAGGTTTCTCTCACACCAGGGTATGTATACATGTAGAGGCTTCCCTCACACCAGGGTATGTATACATGTAGAGGCTACCCTCACACCAGGGTATGTACACATGTAGAGGTTTCTCTCACACCAGGGTATGTATACATGTAGAGGCTTCCCTCACACCAGGGTATGTATACATGTAGAGGCTACCCTCACACCAGGGTATGTACACATGTAGAGGTTTCTCTCACACCAGGGTATGTATACATGTAGAGGTTTCTCTCACACCAGGGTATGTATACATGTAGAGGCTTCTCTCACACCAGGGTATGTATACATGTAGAGGTTTCCCTCACACCAGGGTATGTATACATGTAGAGGTTTCTCTCACACCAGGGTATGTATACATGTAGAGGCTTCTCTCACACCAGGGTATGTATACATGTAGAGGCTTCTCTCACACCAGGGTATGTATACATGTAGAGGCTTCTCTCACACCAGGGTATGTATACATGTAGAGGCTTCCCTCACACCAGGGTATGTATACATGTAGAATCTTCCCTCACTAAATAATATCACCTCGCACTAATATTAAAACTTCAACAGGTATAAAGACTGCGGGAAATGAAACAAAACGAAAATATCTTGGAAAATCCATATTAAAGAAAATTATAATGAATAATTTTGTTTAGTCATTTTCAATACACTTTCGTAGTTACCTGTTAAAAATTCCAGTAAGATATATTAATGTTATATTTTAAAGTTATGCCAATCCTGCAGAATAATGTGCATGGATGCTGAGTGTACATCAGTGTTATTGTCTAACATACACTCTCAAAAATATACTTGACCAAATGCAGTGAAAAAAAAGGTGTTAATATATATTCCTGTCTTATGTTTAACGAAATGGGATTTTTTGTGTATAATTAAGCTACTTGCAGGTGGATAAAGTTTAATTTTTTATTTGGGTAAACTGTATTTGTATTATGTAACTAATTATTTCATGCTTATGTATGCTGAGTCATAAGTGTGTCTTATGTACATAAggttttaaataagaaaaaaaaagtttgtacAGAGCTCATCTTAACGTAGGAATCAAACATTAAAACGTGACTCACATGATTTATATGACCTATTTTATATTTGCACATGATGCTCATCAGAAATATTAGAGCCACATAATCATCAGGAAAGACTAAGTTTCCAACAACATGACTAAACTTGCATAATAAATaatgtatgcatacatacataaataatcATTACCttgaaattaataaataaaagaattaagaatataaataaataaatactgtgtAACGCTAAAAATACCTTATGTTTAAAGTTATAACTAGAAATATTACAGTTTCTTCGAAGTATAAAAAATAATATtgagtgaataaaaaaaaatatctaataCACATGATTCTTTCATTAATTTTAAAGCAACTTTCTGAACAAGTATAAAAAGCAGCTTAAAATACTGACTATTTTACAAACTTTTCGTGAATTTCTTTTTAATACGCAACAAATATGTTATGTTTGACTTTTACAGTGGATATATAACACAAGCTTTTGTAACTGGTACAAAAGTGTCTTAAACTTGTGTTATACTGCGAGTGTCAGCCATAGAAATTCTTTGAACCTTGCTACACTGAACCTTAGTCTTGCGTCTTCATTATCTTCCACTCTTCAGGATTGTAGTCTCGCCGAGCTCACTGATGTTTTCACTTGTCAATTAACTTGTATTTTGAATTTTCAATTCTGCAAAAACCTGAGAAGACGAGGTTCAGGTCGAAGATCTGTTGTGTAGGTCTCTCTCGCTTCAGTATCTGCTGAATGTATTAACCTTTAGATCTAAAATAAATACCAGCCAGCAACTTCAAATTGAATATTAAGTGTTAGATTACCGAGTGGCTGGTGTTATAGAAATGTTGTATATAAAGAGATTTAAATTAATTGTGGTAGCACTTAAGAAAGAGCAAGTGTGTGGGCTATACCTAGGTGACTACTGTCCACCAACAGACTATACCTAGGTGACTACTGTCTACCAACAGACTATACCTAGGTGACTACTGTCTACCAACAGACTATACCTAGGTGACTACTGTCTACCAACAGACTATACCTAGGTGACTACTGTCCACCAACAGACTATACCTAGGTGACTACTGTCTACCAACAGACTATACCTAGGTGACTACTGTCCACCAACAGACTATACCTAGGTGACTACTGTCCACCAACAGACTATACCTAGGTGACTACTGTCCACCAACAGACTATACCTAGGTGACTACTGTCTACCAACAGACTATACCTAGGTGACTACTGTCCACCAACAGACTATACCTAGGTGACTACTGTCCACCAACAGACTATACCTAGGTGACTACTGTCCACCAACAGACTATACCTAGGTGACTACTGTCCACCAACAGACTATACCTAGGTGACTACTGTCCACCAACAGACTATACCTAGGTGACTACTGTCCACCAACAGACTATACCTAGGTGACTACTGTCCACCAACAGACTATACCTAGGTGACTACTGTCCACCAACAGACTATACCTAGGTGACTACTGTCCACCAACAGACTATACCTAGGTGACTACTGTCCACCAACAGACTATACCTAGGTGACTACTGTCCACCAACAGACTATACCTAGGTGACTACTGTCCACCAACAGACTATACCTAGGTGACTACTGTCCACCAACAGACTATACCTAGGTGACTACTGTCCACCAACAGACTATACCTAGGTGACTACTGTCCACCAACAGACTATACCTAGGTGACTACTGTCCACCAACAGCATAGTATTTTCTTTGGCTTAGTTAATAAAGACATTTTCTCTTTCATCAAAAATTTCTGTGCTGCAAGACCTTAAAAGATTCAGTCTCTTTCATTATGAGAAAAAATGAAGACTAAGGACACAGTGACGTTACATAGACTCTGTAGCAACACAAACTGAACATATTtcaaataacaataaaaaaagaTAAATTTATATACAGGCAGTTCACTTCAAAGGACAGAAattagtctacctggagggcattccggggatcaacgcccccgcggcccggtccatgaccaggcctcccggtggatcagggcctgatcaactaggctgttactgctggccacaagtaatccaacgtacgaaccacagcccagctgatccgacactgactttaggtatctgtccagttctctactgaaggcagccaggggtccatCATTAATTCTaattatgcctggtgggaggctgttgaacagtcttgggccccggatacttactgtgttttctctccgTGATTTAATGGTGCTTCAGTACTTTTACATAAATGACTATTTAGCATTGTATGATTGTATTTAAGAGTTCTGtagcaaatatattttttctataTTTCATACAAAAATGTGGAGTGTCTTGTGTGttaaccacccacaggatgggtatggagtgcataataaagatgttaaactaactCGTGTGTCAACTATGCAGCTACTGCCTATTGTGTTAGTTACTAACCATCACGCACACAGTGTGTAGCTTCTACCTACCTCTCTAGTGTTACTTTCACCACAATGCGGCTACAACCAATCGCTCATGTTACTAACCTTCAACATACACTGTGGCTACAGCCTACCTTTAGTGTTACTAACCTTCAGCCTGAGGGAGCAGCAGCGCAGGATTTTGAAGCAAGATAGCGACTTTCAATATGGGGATGCGCAGTAGCTCTTCTATACCAATACATCCATCTCTGTCAGTGTCCAGCTGGCCCAGAGCTTCAGTGATGCTCTGACCAGCTTTGCCAGAGCTCTGAGCAGCTTCTGTGAGTAATGTCGTCTGATGTGGCACGTCCAGAAAGTGAAGAATAAGTAGTATAAGAATGTGATAATTTAAATATGATCTTCAATAACTTGTTACTAAGGATATAATTATCTGTATGATCACAAAAATGTTACCAATACTTACCAGTGGTGGAAGGTCTCCTCGACGTCCTATCCTGGGGAGAACTTTGGGAGTTGCAGCAAAAAAGTGTCCAGCATCACTGTGTGCATGGTTCACCATGATAGCCAGCACTGTAACCATTACCAACCACGCCATACCTGCAACCAATACATGTTTTATGAAGCATCCAGCATCATTGTACATGGTTCACCACGATAGCCAGCACTTTAACCGTAGTTTATGTACTGACATGATTTATGATCCCAGTCCCAGCTAGAATGTTAGTAGTGAGAATGGTTGTAACTAGATTGGTAGTAGACAGAGTGATACTAACTGGAGGTACTAGGTAGCTTGTTGCTGAAGACTTTCACAATCACCACAGATTACGCTTCACAATATAGCAAACTACCAAGAAGTTTACAATCAATGTCTTGACAGTCATATGAGAAGCAGAGCTAATTGTGTAACCTTCCAGGGAACTCATGAAATTTTGCTTCAGGGAATTAGATCAATCCTTCCTTTCTTTGAATCAAGCCTTATTGCCTTCCATTCTCCCTGTTCTATTACTCGTGTGGAAAATTTaggattttcctaaattcagcatgtgtaaatttgaataaaataattgtgtaataaaatatgatgctgatttgaccctttcgagaaatttcgagtggggGGGGTGTAGAACAGCTAATGAGCGATGCCATTTGTAATTtgggaacactggttgttgtggAAAATTCTGCTATAATTCGGCATCTTCCGAACCAAATTGGGGGGTTTCGGCCtaaatttgtaataggaacccatgttaatgtcccctgctgaataATTGAGGCAGAAAATTTGCGGGACCTCAGGAATTACGTATGGCGGAAGATGAGGGATATGACCATCACTCACGGGGAAGTGCaccattagtccttgcatttagatctctagctgcccagtgtagggtctaggtgtcagGCCGTTGTTagggtgtgatccatctacagtaattaaatggtaagtggtaatacgaatttcttttgtgtacccagcaagcaagTACCCAgcaagttcctcgggtcagctcactgacagtgataaggaaatgtgtagaatttataacacatacttcctctcagtttttacacaggaggataccagcgatattccagtaatgacaaattatgtagaacaggacgataataaactgtgcactattagggtcacaagtgacatggtccttaggcaaatagataaattaaaacctaacaaatccccaggccctgatgaactgtatgcaagggttctaaaggaatgtaaagaggagcttagcacacctttggctaatcttttcaacatatcactacaaactggcatggtgccagataagtggaaaatggcaaatgtgatacctattttcaaaacaggtgacaggtccttagcttcgaactatagaccaataagcctaacctccatagtgggaaaatttatggaatcaataattgccgaggcagttcgtagccaccttgaaaagcataaattaatcaacgaatctcagcatggttttacaaaggggcgttcctgccttacgaatttattaacttttttcactaaggtatttgaggaggtagatcatggtaatgaatatgatattgtgtatatggacttcagtaaggcttttgacagggtcccacatcagagactattgaggaaaattaaagcacatggaataggaggagaaattttttcctggatagaggcatggttgacaaataggcagcagagagtttgcataaatggggagaaatcagagtggggaagcgtcacgagcggtgttccacaggggtcagtgttgggccccctgctgttcacaatctacataaacgacatagatgagggcataaagagcgacatcggcaagtttgccgatgacaccaaaataggccgtcgaattcattctgacgaggacattcgagcactccaggaagatttgaatagactgatgcagtggtcggagaagtggcagatgcagtttaatatagacaaatgcaaagttctaaatgttggacaggacaataaccatgccacatataaactaaataatgtagatcttaatattacggattgcgaaaaagatttaggagttctggttagcagtaatctgaaaccaagacaacagtgcataagtgttcgcaataaagctaatagaatccttggcttcatatcaagaagcataaataataggagtcctcaggttgttcttcaactctatacatccttggttaggcctcatttagattatgctgcacagttttggtcaccgtattacagaatggatataaattctctggaaaatgtacaaaggaggatgacaaagatgatcccatgtatcataaaccttccctatgaggatagactaagggccctgaaactgcactctctagaaagacgtagaattaggggggatatgattgaggtgtataagtggaagacaggaataaataaaggggatgtaaatagtgtgctgaaaatatctagcctagacaggactcgcagcaatggttttaagttggaaaaattcagattcaggaaggatataggaaagtactggtttggtaatagagttgtggatgagtggaacaaactcccaagtaccgttatagaggccagaacgttgtgtagctttaaaaataggttggataaatacatgagtagatgtgggtgggtgtgagttagacctgatagcttgtgctaacaggtcggttgccgtgttcctcccttaagtcaatgtgacctgacctgtctaggttgggtgcattggcttaagccggtaggagacttggacctgcctcgcatgggccagtaggccttctgcagtgttccttcgttcttatgttcttatgttcttatatacagtccacaattttaatttaccagagtagatGGTTTTAATATTGtgattattaatttaatatcagCTCTAGCTTTTTGCGAGAGtggtaaattattataattatgggggagcgctaaacccgtaagattatataatgtgtgtggggggggggaatggaaggtattcagactcagtttagggaaccggaacacagatccaattccctagatcgagagcccctcggcagcgtcaaggaacctcccttgagggggagagtggtgaagaagtgggcatTGAGAGAGTTAGTTCggcgacctactgtgactaagtcccacttatctcaccCATATTACTAGCAcgaaataattcaggtaataccctgtaaacctcctgcaggtaaTTTACTCACATAATCCAAAACTCGTATAATACTGACTACATGCTCAGATTTTACAAGAATAGATCTGACAGGATAAGGAGCGGTGATGAGTGAGACGAGTCAACAACACAATTATAGCGCTTATCATCACAGTGAATCAAGTCTCAACAATATGAGAACTGTTTATTGTAGAGTGAACCATGGTAGTGCAGAAGTAGAGTCTTGATGTACAGTGTAGGCTTGCAGGTGCTGTTGAAAGGCTGTCCTTCCTTCCATTAAacataattacctcccattccccaggagtTACATGAACTCCTATGGGTTTATCTCTTCTCAATGAACGCAACAACATTACAGAAGATTACAACGGAACATTTTTTTCTGAAGCCCCTATATGTAACGAGTCCCTTAATCCAGGACAGCAAAAGGGACGAAAACTAACACACAGTAGCAGTAAACTAACATGTAATTTATTTTCATAGTCATCCCAGTTTTCCAATCCACCATGTCTTGTCTCTTCTATCAGTATAGAATACGGAAATAAAGCTTTCTTTTCAAAAGTATGTCAAAAACGTAGTAATGTTACCGAAGAGttttcccaataataataataataataactaactaCGCAATTTTATTTTAAACTCGTCAGTAATATTAAACTCATTTTGATTGCTTTAATATATTTAAAAACCATCTTCACTTACACACCGTCAATAGTACCGACAGTATCAAATATTGATCGATATTATTGAAGGCGTGTTGACCGCTTTTCTATTTCGATATTTTATGTCTGTCATACATTGTCAAATAGTGTAATGTTTGCGTGACCTGTGATTCTCACTTCATTTCTTCTGCCTTCCCTCCATTTTCTttcagttgtgacttgataatggttgaGAACTTACCGACACTTGATAATGGTCCGGGACAGATCTAGATCATCTCTAATTTGTTGCAGccgccatggtattgtgacttgtattcTCATGACTATCTTCATGTTACAGAAGTCGTCAATGGTACTGGCGAGGAAGAGGCACCTTGATATTGCTGCAGGATTTAGTGAAAGAAATTGCAGTTACCCTTCATTTATTACAATTAAGTCGAATTACCCATTTCCCAAGCGCTGTATGATTCCTACGAATttaataacaaaaaataaaacaTCATTAACAATATTATAATCATCTtactataaattaaaaaaaaatgaaatctgtAGGAAAACGAAGTTCTTCAATAAGTATATATAGCAATACAAATGTGTAGGCAAACACAATGACAGATACAAGTGCAGTTCTCCTGCAGTCTCTCCACTGAATAAAATGCAGCTGAACTGTCGTCTAGGAGAATAACACTAGGTTAATTGACAGAAATAAGCTGAAGGAAATAAAGACTGacatgatttttttttccttGGACAACTACTGTAGTTTTTATTAAAAAATTAGTGGGTGCAAAATAAACCTCTTATGGATCTTTGTGATCTCTGATGAATTTTTTTCAGTGTAATTACTCAGGTTTTTAAGTCATTAAAATGAAGCAACTGACATTAATTATCAGATACATTAAGTGTTAAATGAAACATGCAATCATAATTTTTCTACATGAGATCATAAGTTTCTGGAAAAACGTAATGCCTCAAAGAATAAACCAAATTTAGTCCGCAATTTGGGATTTTCTACGGGCTGAATAAATTAAAAAGTCCTCCTGAGGAGTTCACTGCTTCTCAACTATAATGAGAGTGATAATATATCTTGAATCGAGAATGCAAATTTATTGATTCCCAAAAAGGAGAGAGTTAGTTTTAGTTTGATATCTTTATT contains the following coding sequences:
- the LOC128697575 gene encoding uncharacterized protein isoform X3; translated protein: MAWLVMVTVLAIMVNHAHSDAGHFFAATPKVLPRIGRRGDLPPLTTLLTEAAQSSGKAGQSITEALGQLDTDRDGCIGIEELLRIPILKVAILLQNPALLLPQAEADTEARETYTTDLRPEPRLLRFLQN
- the LOC128697575 gene encoding uncharacterized protein isoform X2 → MSSTLDATTGMAWLVMVTVLAIMVNHAHSDAGHFFAATPKVLPRIGRRGDLPPLTTLLTEAAQSSGKAGQSITEALGQLDTDRDGCIGIEELLRIPILKVAILLQNPALLLPQAEDTEARETYTTDLRPEPRLLRFLQN
- the LOC128697575 gene encoding uncharacterized protein isoform X1, which codes for MSSTLDATTGMAWLVMVTVLAIMVNHAHSDAGHFFAATPKVLPRIGRRGDLPPLTTLLTEAAQSSGKAGQSITEALGQLDTDRDGCIGIEELLRIPILKVAILLQNPALLLPQAEADTEARETYTTDLRPEPRLLRFLQN